Proteins from a single region of Pseudomonadota bacterium:
- a CDS encoding lytic transglycosylase domain-containing protein has translation MSGHSSIQRRNFEPGVCAEPKQRERRSRVPATAAASLRASTWLRDRSTGQRLSWCLAALLCGCTGSSAYPAPISAPHHGPQSVALDPEAELPPPWNQADVARIRYVQAIVRRAADRHGVEPSLVNGVIWVESRFQHKARGRRGPRGLMQIMPSTGKALARQLDRDYDPYDPDFNIDAGTYYLSTLLKRFDGREHLALAAYNRGPGRVGQRLRDGLPMPEHARRYVRRVLGAMRAFQQRPL, from the coding sequence GTGTCAGGCCACAGCAGTATCCAGCGCCGCAACTTCGAACCGGGCGTGTGCGCCGAGCCAAAGCAGCGTGAGCGGCGCTCCCGGGTGCCTGCTACCGCCGCCGCGAGCCTGCGGGCGAGTACATGGCTGCGCGATCGCAGCACCGGGCAGCGCCTGTCTTGGTGTCTCGCAGCGCTGCTGTGCGGCTGTACCGGTTCCAGCGCCTACCCGGCACCGATCAGCGCGCCTCATCACGGGCCTCAGTCGGTGGCGCTGGACCCGGAGGCCGAGCTTCCCCCCCCCTGGAACCAAGCCGATGTAGCTCGCATTCGTTACGTGCAGGCGATTGTGCGCCGAGCCGCCGATCGTCATGGTGTGGAGCCCAGCTTGGTCAATGGCGTCATATGGGTGGAGAGCCGGTTCCAGCACAAGGCGCGGGGCCGCCGGGGACCGAGGGGGCTGATGCAGATCATGCCGAGCACGGGCAAGGCGTTGGCCAGGCAGCTGGATCGCGACTACGATCCCTACGATCCAGACTTCAACATCGACGCCGGGACCTACTACCTGTCGACTTTGCTCAAGCGCTTTGACGGCCGCGAGCACCTGGCGCTGGCCGCCTACAATCGGGGTCCGGGGCGTGTCGGGCAGCGTCTCCGGGACGGCCTTCCCATGCCGGAGCATGCGCGGCGTTACGTGCGCCGGGTGCTTGGCGCCATGCGGGCCTTCCAGCAGCGTCCCCTCTAG